A genomic segment from Methanolobus zinderi encodes:
- a CDS encoding S-layer protein domain-containing protein has protein sequence MQDAAGIANNGPIRKKNPKDLRNIIITLVLVLFLLSSIPAVTCAEDELLLNGTGIFLTTGESWSFDQGYQLRVKSVNPANDRVWVELSLNGEILHEGILGEGESLVYSHNREILNITMDTIYTSPSGELVTFKPVYQYLDPALPEPEVHEDTEDNQSQDDIADDQSEDNSRSIPGFGILIASIVLTTVTYYFARKERDQK, from the coding sequence TTGCAGGACGCTGCCGGTATAGCAAATAATGGTCCGATCAGAAAGAAAAATCCAAAGGACCTCCGAAACATCATAATCACCCTAGTTCTGGTACTTTTTTTATTATCTTCTATTCCGGCCGTCACATGCGCAGAGGATGAACTGCTTTTAAACGGAACAGGCATCTTCCTGACTACCGGTGAGAGCTGGTCATTTGACCAGGGATATCAGCTCAGGGTCAAAAGCGTCAATCCGGCAAATGACAGAGTCTGGGTAGAGCTTTCTCTTAACGGGGAAATCCTGCACGAAGGCATACTGGGTGAAGGCGAGAGTCTTGTCTACTCCCATAACAGGGAAATCCTGAACATCACCATGGATACCATATACACAAGCCCCAGCGGAGAACTTGTCACATTCAAACCGGTTTACCAGTACCTGGATCCGGCACTTCCGGAACCTGAGGTACATGAAGACACAGAGGATAACCAATCGCAGGACGATATAGCAGATGACCAGTCAGAAGACAACAGCAGGTCAATACCCGGATTTGGGATTCTAATTGCATCCATAGTACTGACAACTGTCACATACTATTTTGCCAGGAAAGAACGTGACCAAAAATAA
- a CDS encoding biotin--[acetyl-CoA-carboxylase] ligase produces the protein MNGNKAEIIRILQSSGGKPVSGQEIGSKLGITRAMVWKYIREIRKDGYEIKSSPKVGYALKSSPDMLYPEQIKAGLETSLLGREILYYNEVESTNSIAKELAAKCPEGTVVIAETQKKGRGRMGSEWQSLPGGIWFSVILKPSVPLEYTAKITLVAGLAVSKAMRELGVDARIKWPNDVLIHGKKVCGILTEVDAEVEKIDHVILGIGINANVRQSEFREEIREDSTSLEEEVGKPIDRIAFMKQLLFELEQQYIKFTTQKFSDIVSEWISLSDTIGKEVTVTTPVKIIEGKAVGVTDKGALLVKTKNNVREEIIAGRCRYSK, from the coding sequence GTGAATGGGAACAAAGCCGAGATTATCAGAATACTTCAGAGTTCGGGAGGCAAACCGGTATCCGGGCAGGAGATCGGATCAAAGCTTGGCATAACACGTGCAATGGTCTGGAAATACATAAGAGAGATCAGAAAGGACGGTTATGAGATCAAGTCCTCCCCAAAAGTAGGCTATGCCTTGAAATCCTCACCTGACATGCTTTATCCCGAGCAAATAAAAGCCGGGCTTGAGACGAGCCTGCTTGGGAGAGAGATTCTTTACTATAACGAAGTGGAATCCACCAACAGCATTGCAAAAGAGCTTGCGGCAAAGTGTCCAGAGGGTACCGTTGTCATAGCGGAAACCCAGAAAAAAGGGCGCGGGCGCATGGGAAGTGAATGGCAATCACTTCCGGGCGGCATCTGGTTCTCGGTCATTCTAAAACCTTCTGTTCCCCTTGAGTACACAGCAAAGATAACACTTGTTGCCGGCCTGGCCGTCAGCAAGGCTATGCGCGAGCTGGGAGTGGATGCCCGCATCAAATGGCCGAATGATGTGCTCATTCATGGGAAAAAGGTCTGCGGGATACTAACGGAAGTAGATGCTGAAGTGGAGAAGATAGACCATGTAATTCTCGGAATCGGCATCAATGCAAATGTCAGGCAGAGTGAATTCAGGGAAGAGATCAGGGAAGATTCCACAAGTCTTGAAGAAGAAGTCGGAAAACCCATCGACAGGATCGCTTTCATGAAACAACTGCTCTTTGAGCTCGAGCAGCAATACATCAAATTTACCACACAGAAGTTCTCGGATATCGTCAGTGAGTGGATATCCCTCTCCGATACCATCGGAAAAGAAGTGACCGTCACAACGCCTGTAAAGATAATCGAAGGTAAGGCGGTAGGCGTTACCGACAAAGGTGCACTTCTTGTCAAAACAAAGAACAACGTCAGAGAGGAGATCATTGCAGGACGCTGCCGGTATAGCAAATAA
- a CDS encoding acetyl-CoA carboxylase biotin carboxylase subunit: MFKKVLVANRGEIAIRAMRACRELGVQTVAVYSEADKNALFTKYADEAYYIGPAPSSQSYLNIDKIIEVALESGAEAVHPGYGFLSENSTFARKCEEAGIVFIGPPSKAIDQMGSKIAARNTMIKAGVPVVPGTEGAVASEEEAVEIADSIGYPVMIKASAGGGGIGMKIVHSKEGFKTALQSIQSVASSAFGDPTVFIEKYVEEPRHIEFQILADKYGDVVYVMERECSIQRRHQKLIEEAPSPVMTPELRKEMGETAVRAAKAIGYENAGTVEFLYSKGEFYFLEVNTRLQVEHTITEMITGIDLAKQQLRIAWGEKLPFKQEDITHRGWAIECRINAEDPLNDFSPSPGKIRRYRSAGGPGIRVDSGVHMGYTISPYYDSMISKLCAWGQTREEAIDRMKRALYEYVVVGVTTNIPFHKAVLQHQAFREGKLTTHFIDEHNIIEDVKKVVKEELEKGVTLASALDNREQKIAAITAAVGSYMEAVEKQKK; the protein is encoded by the coding sequence ATGTTCAAAAAGGTACTTGTTGCAAACCGCGGTGAGATCGCCATCAGGGCGATGAGAGCATGTCGGGAACTTGGAGTCCAGACGGTAGCGGTTTACTCGGAAGCTGATAAGAACGCTCTCTTTACAAAATATGCAGACGAAGCTTACTATATCGGCCCCGCACCCTCCAGCCAGAGCTACCTCAATATTGACAAGATAATAGAAGTAGCACTTGAGAGCGGAGCGGAAGCAGTACATCCGGGCTATGGTTTTCTTTCTGAGAACAGCACATTTGCCAGAAAGTGTGAAGAAGCAGGAATCGTGTTTATCGGTCCGCCAAGCAAGGCAATAGACCAGATGGGTAGCAAGATTGCTGCAAGAAATACAATGATAAAGGCAGGCGTCCCTGTTGTTCCAGGAACCGAGGGAGCCGTGGCAAGTGAAGAAGAAGCGGTGGAGATCGCAGATTCCATAGGCTATCCGGTAATGATCAAAGCATCTGCCGGTGGCGGCGGAATCGGAATGAAGATCGTACACTCCAAGGAAGGTTTCAAGACCGCGCTTCAGTCCATCCAGTCAGTTGCGTCTTCGGCTTTCGGAGATCCCACAGTATTCATTGAGAAATATGTGGAGGAACCACGGCACATAGAATTCCAGATCCTTGCCGACAAGTACGGGGATGTAGTCTATGTAATGGAAAGGGAATGTTCCATACAGCGCAGACACCAGAAGCTCATAGAGGAAGCTCCATCTCCGGTCATGACGCCCGAACTCCGTAAAGAAATGGGAGAGACCGCAGTCAGAGCTGCCAAAGCAATCGGTTATGAGAACGCAGGTACCGTTGAGTTCCTCTATTCCAAAGGAGAGTTCTATTTCCTTGAAGTCAATACCAGGCTGCAGGTAGAGCACACCATCACCGAAATGATCACCGGTATCGACCTTGCAAAACAGCAGTTACGTATTGCATGGGGAGAGAAGCTGCCCTTCAAGCAGGAAGATATAACCCACAGAGGCTGGGCGATCGAATGCCGTATAAATGCAGAGGATCCTCTTAACGATTTTTCACCATCACCAGGTAAGATCAGAAGATATCGTTCCGCAGGTGGCCCCGGAATACGGGTTGACAGCGGAGTCCACATGGGATACACAATATCTCCCTATTACGATTCCATGATCTCAAAACTCTGTGCATGGGGACAGACCAGAGAAGAGGCCATTGACCGCATGAAGCGTGCCCTGTACGAGTATGTGGTCGTGGGTGTTACAACAAATATCCCGTTCCACAAGGCTGTACTGCAACATCAGGCCTTCAGAGAAGGTAAGCTTACCACACATTTCATCGACGAACACAATATCATAGAGGATGTAAAGAAGGTCGTAAAAGAAGAGTTGGAAAAAGGGGTTACCCTGGCATCAGCACTCGATAACCGGGAGCAGAAAATTGCAGCTATCACTGCAGCCGTAGGTTCCTATATGGAAGCTGTGGAGAAACAGAAAAAATAA
- the oadA gene encoding sodium-extruding oxaloacetate decarboxylase subunit alpha: MKVKITETILRDAHQSLIATRMRTRNMLPVVDKLDEIGYFSLEMWGGATFDSSIRYLNEDPWERLRELKKHMKNTPAQMLLRGQNLVGYRHYSDDVVEKFVKKAYENGIDIFRVFDAVNDIRNMEKAITVAKKEGAHVQGTICYTISPVHTIEKYVELGKGLAELECDSLCIKDMAGLISPQQAYDLVKALKSEVNLPVDLHCHCTSGMAPMSYTAACRAGVDVLDTALSPFAWGTSQPPTESIVAALAETKRATGLDLELIAEVAEYFKELKEEYRCVLNPISEQIDTNVLLYQIPGGMLSNLVSQLKEQNALDKYNDVLAEMPKVRAELGYPPLVTPTSQIVGTQAVLNVLMGERYKVIPKEVKDYVRGLYGRPPQKIDDAMVGKIIGDEDPITCRPADLLEPEYEKMKKQAEEMGLVKKEEDILTYILYPAIAPAFLKGEVEEEELVPVSTEQNPCASASPAIVPTAFKVEVDGEMYNVKVNPVGGVAVEETKEEVTPESVAGAVTSHMQGMVLSLKVDVGQQINEGDTVCVIEAMKMENAIHAPHGGTVKEIFIAEGDAVTSGCVLMSID, translated from the coding sequence ATGAAAGTAAAAATAACTGAAACCATTCTTCGAGATGCGCATCAGTCTCTTATTGCGACCAGAATGCGCACCCGCAATATGCTGCCAGTAGTCGACAAACTGGACGAGATAGGATATTTTTCACTTGAGATGTGGGGTGGTGCTACATTTGACAGTTCCATAAGATACCTGAACGAAGACCCTTGGGAGAGGTTGAGGGAACTGAAAAAACACATGAAAAACACACCAGCCCAGATGCTCCTGCGGGGACAGAACCTGGTAGGTTACAGACACTATTCTGATGATGTAGTCGAGAAGTTCGTCAAAAAGGCTTACGAGAACGGAATCGATATATTCAGGGTCTTTGACGCGGTGAACGATATCCGCAATATGGAAAAGGCGATCACCGTAGCCAAAAAAGAAGGCGCACATGTCCAGGGAACTATCTGTTACACCATAAGTCCAGTACATACAATTGAGAAGTATGTAGAGCTTGGAAAGGGACTTGCAGAACTTGAATGTGATTCCCTGTGTATCAAGGATATGGCAGGACTTATCTCACCACAGCAGGCATATGACCTTGTAAAAGCCCTTAAAAGCGAAGTCAATCTCCCCGTGGATCTGCACTGCCATTGTACATCCGGAATGGCACCCATGAGCTACACTGCCGCATGCAGGGCAGGGGTTGACGTACTTGATACCGCACTCTCACCATTCGCTTGGGGTACTTCCCAGCCACCTACAGAGTCCATAGTTGCGGCACTGGCAGAAACAAAGCGTGCCACCGGACTGGACCTCGAGCTCATAGCAGAGGTTGCGGAATACTTCAAGGAACTCAAAGAGGAATACAGATGTGTCCTCAACCCGATATCCGAGCAGATCGACACCAACGTGCTGCTTTACCAGATACCCGGAGGTATGCTTTCAAACCTTGTGTCCCAGCTTAAGGAACAGAATGCTCTTGATAAGTACAACGACGTACTTGCAGAAATGCCAAAGGTCAGGGCAGAGCTCGGATACCCTCCGCTTGTTACACCAACAAGCCAGATAGTTGGAACCCAGGCGGTGCTGAACGTCCTCATGGGAGAGCGTTACAAGGTCATTCCCAAGGAAGTAAAGGACTACGTGCGCGGCCTCTACGGCAGACCACCCCAAAAGATCGATGATGCAATGGTCGGAAAGATCATAGGAGACGAAGATCCTATCACATGCAGGCCTGCAGACCTTCTCGAGCCTGAATACGAGAAGATGAAAAAGCAAGCAGAGGAAATGGGCCTCGTGAAAAAGGAAGAGGACATACTGACATACATCCTGTATCCTGCTATCGCTCCGGCATTCCTCAAGGGAGAAGTAGAGGAAGAGGAGCTCGTACCAGTCAGCACAGAGCAAAATCCGTGTGCATCAGCCAGCCCTGCTATAGTACCCACAGCTTTCAAGGTAGAAGTTGACGGAGAGATGTACAATGTTAAGGTCAATCCCGTGGGAGGCGTAGCAGTTGAGGAGACAAAGGAAGAGGTCACACCTGAATCCGTGGCCGGAGCAGTTACCAGCCACATGCAGGGAATGGTACTGTCCCTAAAAGTAGACGTAGGACAGCAGATCAACGAAGGTGACACTGTCTGTGTGATAGAAGCCATGAAGATGGAGAACGCCATCCATGCACCACACGGAGGAACTGTAAAAGAGATATTTATCGCTGAAGGTGATGCCGTAACCTCCGGTTGTGTGCTTATGAGTATCGATTGA
- a CDS encoding PAS domain S-box protein, producing the protein MTDIARELKISRNTTAKYLEILRISGHVDMDSIGTAKVYYLSHRIPVSTLLNFSSEYILVVNSYLQIIQVNRQFLDLLKMEKNDVVGEKADRILNSVSRDREIISKLHEAIMGKEQKEKLHFCRDDRECYFRARIIPSTFDNGEHGATLILEDVTEETCDHNSLLEHRDKLEKLVRARTKELEEANSALKKEIAEKEKAQKLLKEREERYRRLYMESPLGYQVMSMDGILLDVSSEWLHTMGYTVEEVIGQAFENFLPENNKEMHIKPIDLRNSDDTFHSYCEMVKKDGSTIVASFSCNLGHASEENKEQVQCIMRDVTQHRKLGESIQKNEKRLKAILNSLHNGIVVVDPESYEIVYVNDAGCSILGDSEKNILGKKCSDLICCSPGEKCPAASENSGILTSSCILAKSDGRNVPVIRTVTEAEIDGKKQYIENLILDER; encoded by the coding sequence GTGACTGATATTGCCAGGGAATTGAAAATAAGCAGGAACACGACTGCAAAGTACCTGGAAATCTTACGCATCAGTGGCCATGTTGACATGGATTCCATCGGCACTGCCAAGGTATATTACCTGTCCCACAGGATTCCTGTGTCTACATTGCTCAACTTTTCATCAGAGTATATACTCGTGGTAAACAGCTACCTCCAGATAATCCAGGTAAACAGACAATTCCTGGATCTGCTGAAGATGGAAAAAAATGATGTTGTCGGAGAAAAAGCGGACAGGATTCTGAACTCGGTAAGCAGGGATAGAGAGATCATCTCAAAGTTACACGAAGCTATAATGGGAAAAGAACAGAAAGAGAAGCTTCATTTCTGCCGGGATGACAGAGAATGTTATTTCCGTGCCAGGATCATACCATCTACTTTTGATAATGGTGAACATGGAGCGACCCTTATCCTTGAGGATGTTACCGAGGAAACTTGTGATCATAATTCCTTACTTGAACATCGTGATAAGCTGGAGAAGCTTGTCCGTGCAAGAACAAAGGAACTGGAAGAAGCCAACAGTGCTCTTAAAAAAGAAATTGCTGAAAAGGAAAAAGCACAGAAGCTTCTCAAAGAAAGAGAGGAACGCTATCGAAGACTCTACATGGAATCTCCCCTGGGATATCAGGTCATGTCCATGGACGGAATTCTGCTGGATGTAAGTTCCGAATGGTTGCACACCATGGGATACACTGTAGAGGAGGTCATCGGACAAGCTTTTGAGAACTTCTTGCCCGAGAATAACAAAGAAATGCACATAAAACCGATTGACCTCAGGAATAGTGATGATACATTCCATTCATATTGTGAAATGGTCAAAAAGGACGGGTCGACAATTGTAGCAAGCTTTAGTTGCAACCTGGGCCATGCATCCGAGGAGAATAAGGAGCAAGTCCAGTGCATAATGAGAGATGTAACTCAACACAGGAAACTAGGGGAGAGTATCCAGAAAAACGAGAAGAGGTTAAAAGCGATACTGAACTCCCTGCACAATGGCATCGTTGTTGTTGATCCTGAAAGCTATGAAATAGTCTATGTCAATGATGCGGGCTGCAGTATCCTTGGAGATTCCGAAAAGAACATTCTTGGTAAAAAGTGCAGTGACCTCATCTGTTGCTCACCCGGTGAAAAATGTCCTGCTGCATCTGAAAATTCCGGAATACTTACCTCAAGTTGCATACTTGCAAAGTCCGACGGAAGGAACGTTCCCGTGATAAGGACAGTTACAGAAGCGGAGATTGACGGGAAAAAGCAGTACATAGAAAACCTTATTCTGGATGAGCGATAA